A part of Biomphalaria glabrata chromosome 3, xgBioGlab47.1, whole genome shotgun sequence genomic DNA contains:
- the LOC106052629 gene encoding solute carrier family 46 member 3-like, translating into MSSTPEIRPKSAFCQKVYSCIDTIQIYFVEIALFFFFLNRHMSLPLFQEYVESQIYIQHGVSFPGFGDMGKNTSLSDPAWDKAHHESVLAVLGLQIAEGLPAIVTVIILGAVSDKTGRHKILLWLPALGSCVHSMIYILILYTQWNIDGLFLAAALRGLSGSMTAFLAGSSFYAINNAKPEHRLNRLAVQEFLIGGAYAVGNIMVGFWVKDAGFLKPFWFTLICGLISFLISFFLVQETRTGQESQHQTIVRRQNDINCCTDTFGPLVKYLKCFGNSTLTRIWLAILVFQAYAFVHIGQINTLVLYLSQQKYLFALDNSVTGGGPWAKIGLFLAVIMAVAALATGVCVPIFQKFLSDTKIVFLGFASKALGTLWIAVIRNETILYFAILLLAFELFPFPILRAKVARNVSPSEQGTVFAMMHCGESITYFLAPFMFSVIYASTMSFYSGFVFIVSMIFLTIPVVLLILLQFVEARCPNGYQEMENESCSVTALPINETEVQNQSILTGEPISFISLTKESNAEV; encoded by the exons ATGTCCTCAACACCAGAAATCAGACCTAAATCTGCTTTTTGCCAGAAGGTGTACAGTTGCATCGATACcatacaaatttattttgtgGAGATAGCactattctttttcttcctgaATCGGCATATGTCACTGCCTTTATTTCAAGAGTATGTTGAGTCTCAGATCTACATTCAACATGGGGTCTCCTTTCCAGGTTTTGGAGACATGGGCAAAAACACAAGTCTATCGGATCCTGCTTGGGATAAAGCCCACCATGAAAGTGTTCTGGCAGTGCTTGGATTACAGATTGCGGAAGGACTTCCAGCCATTGTGACAGTTATTATACTGGGTGCAGTCAGTGATAAAACGGGGCGACATAAAATTCTGCTTTGGCTTCCAGCTTTGGGGAGCTGTGTTCATTCCATGATTTACATTCTTATTCTCTACACGCAGTGGAATATTGATGGACTGTTTCTAGCTGCAGCACTCAGAGGTCTCAGCGGAAGTATGACAGCGTTCTTAGCCGGCTCGTCTTTCTATGCCATAAATAATGCCAAACCTGAACATAGACTGAATCGACTTGCGGTCCAGGAGTTTTTGATTGGTGGCGCGTATGCTGTTGGAAACATCATGGTGGGATTCTGGGTAAAGGATGCTGGCTTTTTAAAGCCGTTCTGGTTCACTTTAATCTGTGGTCTCATATCGTTTTTGAtatcttttttcctggtacaaGAAACAAGGACAGGTCAGGAGAGCCAACACCAGACTATAGTTAGACGACAGAATGACATCAACTGCTGTACAGATACCTTTGGACCACTGGTCAAGTACTTAAAATGTTTTGGTAACTCTACATTGACCAGGATCTGGCTTGCCATATTAGTGTTTCAGGCTTACGCCTTTGTTCACATTGGACAGATTAACACTCTTGTACTGTACTTAAGTcagcaaaaatatttatttgctttGGACAATTCAGTGACTGGTGGAGGCCCCTGGGCAAAAATTGGACTGTTCTTGGCTGTCATCATGGCAGTAGCTGCCCTTGCCACTGGAGTTTGTGTTCCAATATTCCAGAAATTTCTGTCGGATACAAAAATTGTCTTCTTAGGATTCGCCTCTAAGGCTTTGGGAACTTTGTGGATAGCTGTAATCCGAAATGAAACCATTCTCTATTTTG CTATTCTACTCCTTGCTTTTGAACTGTTTCCATTTCCGATTCTTCGAGCCAAAGTCGCCAGAAATGTGAGTCCATCAGAGCAAG GAACTGTCTTTGCCATGATGCACTGCGGAGAGAGTATCACCTACTTCTTAGCTCCCTTTATGTTCTCTGTTATTTATGCCTCAACGATGTCTTTCTATAGCGGGTTTGTGTTCATAGTCTCTATGATATTCCTGACCATCCCAGTAGTTCTACTCAT ATTGCTCCAGTTTGTGGAGGCACGGTGTCCCAATGGTTATCAAGAAATGGAGAATGAAAGCTGCTCTGTGACCGCACTACCAATAAATGAAACTGAAGTACAGAACCAATCTATTCTGACAGGGGAGCCCATCAGTTTTATCAGCTTAACTAAAGAATCAAACGCAGAAGTGTAA